The genomic stretch ACTTGGATGAGTAAACAACAACTTGCTCGTTTTGATTCTTTAGTTGATGTCAGACTCATCAATCTCAGGAGGTGTGCTACATTACCATCACTTGGTCAACTTCCCCGTCTTAGGATGCTTGAGATAAGTGGCATGGATTTAATAAAACACATAGACGATGCATTTTATGGTGATGGTGACATATTTCCTACATTGACAAAGCTCACTTTTTCAGAAATGCTTTCATTAGAGAAATGGTCTCCACCGAAAAGAAAAAATGTCAAATCATTTCCATGGCTAAGAGAATTGACACTAATTCAGTGCCCGAAATTCAAGGAAATAAATCTACTATGTGATTCTATTTTTACGATGAGAGTGTGGTTGAATAATAAGACAATATGGTCTGTTGAATTTTGCAATTGGGACAACCTCCAATACATTGAAAACATAGAGATAGTTGGGTGCCAAGAGCTAAGGCGTCTGCCAGAGGGTATGCGAAGCTTAAAGCGTCTTACTCGAATGAAAATTTGCAACTGCAATAATTTGGTGACTTTGGTAGCACTCTATTCACTCCAAGTTTTGTACCTTGTTGCTTGCCCAGTGCTAGCATTCAACCTAGAAGCATTTACAACACTTTCTCAACTGAAAATTAATGCTTGCCCAAAGATGCAAATGTGAGTGTGATCTTCAACTCCTAGTGGATTCGTCTAATTACTCCTATGCTTCAATcaaactagttatttattctctTCTTGCTTGTTTAATTTGTTCTACCTATTAGATGCTACTAATCGAATGAACTTTTTATTTAGATAAACAAACATTAACTGAGTTGTATAATTAGTAATATAATGTGTTTGATAAGAAAACTTAGTACTTGTCATTTGCTTAGTCATTGGACATATTGAAATAATAAAAAAGAGAGGGAGGAATTATGAAATTTATTGAAAGGTTGACTGTCAAAGTGTAGCTGCAGTGGTTAGAAAAACTCAACCAAGATTCATATCCTCAACTGATGTTATCAAGGCAAATTATATTGCCTGACTAATAATTTTTTATCATTTCAGTTATTATGATGCCTGGATGAAAAACAATGAGGAACGACGAAGGGCagcaacagaagaagaagaaagaagaagaacctggatgaaagaaaatgaggaaCAATGGCGGGCaatagaagaagaaagaagaagaatctGGATGAAAGAAATTGAGAAACGATGGCAGGCAATAGAAGAAGATAAATATCACATACGAGGAGAAGCGGCAAAAGAATACgggtcagaagaagaagaagaaagaagaagaacctgGATGGAAGAAAATGAGAAACAATGGCGGGcattagaaaaagaagaagaagaaagaagaagaacttggatgaaagaaaataaggaaCGATGGTGGGCaatagaagaagaaagaagaaagaagaagaatctGCATGAAAGAAATTGAGGAACGACAGCGGgcactagaagaagaagaaagaagaagaacctcGATGAAAGAAATGAGGAACGATGGTGGgcgatagaagaagaagaagaagataaatatCACATACAACTATACAAGGAGAAGCTAGCGGAGAAATGGCAAAAGGACACTACGAAGAAGAAGATAGTTCTCTTCACCGAACTGAATGATTCTTTGAACATGTTGCAAGCAACAATAGATTTAACAGTGATTCTAATTGATATTGATCTGCTTGTTGAAATCGTGTCTTCTTGGCGTGTTTTAATTTGGTTATTCATTTAATTGGatttttattatttgaaattAATGTGTGTTTGTTGTGACACTCTCTACTTGTCCTGCATCATTAATTAAATACAAGTCATGGCTATGGAACTTTCTCAAGCTTAGATACTTTTTCAATGAATTTATGCTACTAATTAAATcgatttattaatatttattaacaATACAAAATTCTTTGCCCACGAGGGCAATGGTGGTACTATTTCTCAAACATTTAAAAATTGAGTCCTAACTTCACTAAATTaatggataattttttttaatggtgATGGATCTAAGAATACTGGCCAATAAATTGTCCGTTACAAGCACTTCCCGAGAGCCTTACAATTCTACCTAAATGACCACCATAAGTGTTAGCAAATGAGTGTCCCTATGACTCCCATCCTACAAATTGGTCATGGGCAATCACAGATGGTGAAGGAGTGTATGGTAATCTATATTACAGCATTGTTCTTCTGCAACGACACTAAAAATGTTAGAATTTTCAGTAATAACTTGACCACTAGTGTATATTTGTTGAGCAGTAGCCAGGTTTCTCATTCCATTTGCTATCTTTTGAAAAGTAAGAAGGGTTGTCTGTTAGTTCTAaagtatgaaaaatataaaaaataaaatttataaaccaTAAAAACTTACAATGCTCTTGGAGAAGAAATCGGAGAAGGAATCGAAGAATAACTCGCCGTTGGAAGACCAATCACAAATGAATAAAAAAACTCTTCAAGGTTGACAAAACAAATCTCAACCCGATGGTAATGGATGAACCAAAACTTATGTTCTTCGTAGCAACCCCTTCTCTCTCTTTTGTACACACAGACGAACCTTGCACAAAGATCACACACATTGGACGAACCTTGCACAGAGATCACACACATTGGACGAACCTTTTCTCTTTGACCTTGCACTGACTTTGCGCACAACTTGTCTCTTTTACTTCTTGGACCTTGGATGCAATTTTATaggaggaagatgactcttcctctttctctattaatggaggaatttgaatgggctagaagatgaaggggaaggggTACCCTTTCATCTTCTTAACTCTAGCATCTCTCACTCGTCTAAGTCAATGCAGAAAGGTCatctagtcacaaagaccatgAACATTCAATTCATACTTCAAGGAAAATAGTTTGTACGACAGCAAACACACCAAACAATTACTGCtaagaaagttgttacacttaAATTAACTACTCTATAGAACGAATCTAAGACATCAAAAACTTACTTTTACCCTAGAttaattatttacatcattatgaacattTCTAAtatctcataatgactattatattaagagcatgttcaatatctctaatcaatataattattcacaatcacattttaagtactcaataaaaaatataactggtcgaccagtgaataaatgtcaaagatgtaaattaatattaatcttcttttttagctagaatatattcattctaatTAGTCGCTTTCCTAATTATACTCTATAGACCAAATCATTCATAGCCAATAGGATACATACTAAAGTAGcaaacactgattaaaacttcaagtagagaGTTAAATAATCACTTAGGATAAgaatgagattaacttataatctcaagggtcttaCATAGTAGAGAAGTAGGGATTCATTCTTTTACTACCCTTATTGTCACCATAacatatgtggtatgaatcacatgctacgatgttattctctttactaaaaagagtgcatgcttttctcaaaatttaacatcatacagattttcgatctagacatacctaatgtctaatcctgaatttaaTATATGAATTTCAATTTAGCCTtaagaaaaataatgataatccagttagtctcattgactatctctgggggTGCCCGGCTCGGCCTCACAGAAGTTTTCCACCggtcaccagggtaaatcgggaagcgcacgtggCGGCCAGCCCaaaagcccaacatcctttggttacgccctccatttggaggaaaaattcttacaaatacgtCGTAGCTGGGGTTTGAACCACAGGTGCTTGGGTGACAACTGGATGTCCTACCGCAACACCATAGCCCTGGGGACTCAACTTGGCCTTAagaagattcagtaaatggtgggttcatttactccgatcattacataaatgatctcaacaCAATTATCAATGAGACCTTAAATTATGGGTATatatctctattcacagctacataagttatcccataagtaacggtcttacctttatttatacttaacaaataaagatgattgtccatgtgagtggaataatctcaacctgccaacataCTCATTGagactttaatccaaaatgtaacaacatatacactaaatagatcatgacattttacaacgtattacattttacgaagtcacaaagactttCCGTGTCCTTGAAATGAATCTTTAGTGAATGACTTAGTAAAAAGATCTGCAAGTATAGTGCATGCAgtgatatactcaagaattatctacTTTTTTGTCAACAAgatcccttataaaattatatttaatctcTATATGATTgtctttgttgtgatatttgggattcTTAGAAAAAGCTATAGCAGCTTGATTGGCATAGTACACTATAACAGACTTCCATAGTCCTCAGTAATCTTTAGATGCTTTAGGAACTTTCTCAACCAGACGGCTTCTTGCACATTCACTGCGTGAGCCACATAATTTCTATTGTCAACAATGCTACATAAACCAAGCCACATAACTtacattgtcgacaaggctacataagCCTGCTTATTGTTATTTCATGAGATGACGCCACCATTTATCAAGAGGTCATATGTCGATTTTCTATCATAAGAGTCTCCCACCCAATTTGCATTTGTCTAGCTCTTCAGACTCATCTTATATCCTAGAAAATAGATACAACAATCTGTTGTCCCTTtaagatatttgaatatctcTTTCACAGCTTTCCAATATCttaatcctgggtttgactgaaaataactaactaagccaacaacataactTATATCAGCACAAATATACAACATAGTGTATATCAAACTATCAATAACCCTGACATATGGTTTTTCCTTCATTTTAGCTATTTTTTctggagtcttgggatacatacttttgctcagaaTAGTACATTTCATTGTAGGTGTTTGTTCAATATTGCAATCTAACATATTGAAgcattgtagcatcttagtgatataagtctCTTGAGATAAATCTGAAAGTAtttttgatcgatctctaatgatctttacttgtaatatatactcagcttctCCCTTATCTATAATGTCAAATTATGATAAAAGTcaggatttgacttctatcacttaTTCCCAATAACCATTCGACCCAGAGGAaaatcgactaaatcccaaacttgattctttctcattgactccatttcctcatccatcgcaactttccatttttctctaactgagcatctcaatatttcctcaactgttcgaagttcatcatcatcaactgggagtgTCATTAATGTTTAATTATCAATATCAAACCATTTCCGAGGTTTAATCTTATGAATACTTCTTCATAAATTGGGTTATTGAGAAGTAAACTCATGACTTAGCAAATTACTCCTACTAGGTTGACTATATTCAAGCATCTCTCGTGATTCCTGGTTTGTTGATAAAAGAACATTATTCTCTTCCTCTATTGCAAATAAAGAAATTATCTTATCAATTTCACCTCTGGTTGGAAAttcatttttatgaaaaatatcatctcttgactctattttagAGATAGTTCTATCTTGTTACtcacaaataaaaatattattggatcgtgaatcatgtgattttaaaaaaaaattcttttccttttgaaATTAAGTGTGTAGTGGAAATATAAGAAAAGAAAACTagacaataataaaacaatcactaacataagtttagtttacttagttcggagcctttaaTGACTCCTATTTCAAGGTCTGCACTCGTTGAGTGATTTTGTTGAGCAATTATTATAAGCTCGTAAAGATTACAAAAAGTTAAGTATAATGCAGGAATAATAAAATAGTACCAACAACAGAAGGAAAAGAAACTTGATTGTTGGTTATCAAAGTAGCCTTTCGTTGTCATAGGAGTCTTCTTGGAGTAACGTGCAAGAGCTAAAGCTAGAGCGAATGTTATACTGAAACTTCTGACCGAATGCCTTTTTATAGGCCATTTCTGGGCACCCAGACTACCCCttgggcgcctccaacaggggttGATACATCGCTGACATATCctcctccgagcgcccggaacaccCCTGGGCGCCTGGGTTGTTGACGTGGTGGCTCCTTGGTGAAATTATATCTCTGAAAATTTATCCTTCTCTAAGTGCCTGGCCAGAGCGCTCGGACCCGCCCGGGCGCCCAGACTGTGGCATAGGCAGGCCAAATGCGTCACCTCATCCAATCGCCTGCTGCTTCGCATCCTTGCTCGGGCAGTTGGACtacctctgggcgcctggactgtgTCAGTTGGACTTCCTACCAATCATCTGGTCTTCCTaacctaactggacttcaatCTGGTGTTTGGTCCCTATCAGTCTTTCaattctgcacacttggtaagtGGATTAAATCACAAcataatctaactttaacctttgttatatatcaaaatttaagtttgatttttagTGTAACATGCACCAacaaacataacccttagaagtacTAAAATACCTTATAAAAATGTatttcttacctctgggtcctaattttctATATTTGTGAGTCTTATAATGAACATAAGCAGTTGACCCCTAAGGTCTCAGATTATTCAAATATGGTTTTCTGTCTGTTCAACATTCATATATAGTAGATGGAACAGATTTAGAAGGCACTcagttaagtatataggttgcagctaataatgcatctcctcaaaattcacggtgtttgagataattttatttgtcataaagatttattgacaagataattaatgggtaaaaccctcctcttacaaatgttcaattttgtatacgtccacactatcgtggcatgcaaaattctcggtgtttgaggtgttggtgaatttaaataatattgtttgaggaatcaatgttattttaaattcaaagttttgaccaaaatatttgatcaaagatagaccaactattaattttatttgtcatgaagttagaatgatgagataataaaattaatagacaaaatctctttttgtatacgtccacactatcgtggcatacaaaattcacggggattttaaagctttggtcttgaccaaatatttttgtgattcttaggttttcaaatgttagtcaatcccttagctgctatactatagaatagacttagtagtcccaattgtaattgatcctgtccaaacgatgagtcgacggacgctgggggcgTGGCGCTCTCCTCTTTCTACGACCAgctgcacgaatctccggcgaacctgcaaggaagtcgaaccgggaaggggttcccggcgacgaccctccgacgctcaagtcaggcaagaggaaaatgatgaaatgaCTCTCAAGGTGATAGATTTCGTcttcgtgtacctccggtgaagtctaagagctcttatatagagctatgaggaggcttgtgcacacctaccgaggcgtacacgtgtcctgtaccataccttagtatgggttTGCCAGAGGAgtatgtctgacaccatactgctacagtatgagcacctctctgatgggaccgcagaaccttccgtcgtacgattctgcgtatggcctggtcatcgaatatgcctgctgtcagaagatgttccccaatgtccccttgtctcctttttccccgaaccgagcgtccatccgctcggcaggcatcggttCGACTGGGCGTAGATATCGGCTCGACCGGAAAGACTTCATCCCATCGTGTGCTCGGCTAAGAACGTCCCTTTACAGTATTACCgatttacgcctcggccgagcgggcagcCCGCTCGGCCCGACGACCTTGTTCACCacgagcgtcggaaactcgactCCCTGCcgagttgtctttgattccgccagGACCCGTTCGGTCGGTCGACCAGACCTCATGCTgatccttttgacttttgaccaccacgtggTGTTGACTTCCCTCCAGAGGGTCCCCCGTCCGAacggccggatcacttgccttcccttcaagtctagtcgaaggaggcgattagtccgactgactggaccgccagtcACGCCGAGCGGTGTCTCTGTGAAACTATCTTCCGCTCGACCCCCACGGGGTAGCTATGGcgtcagtcaacgccaacattcctcggatctcttcgaagTTTGCGCCAATCTCtgtcattaaggccgagcacgcgctcattaaatgcgctccagtagtcgaatgccacgtggcgcgctgtcgtcatcgtacggcggcggtgtCGCGGGCaacgagaccgaggcggtttaaaatagacggcccgatgcgtgcttcggttccCGAGACTTGCATCGGACGgttgaggccgctcgggctcaaccctataaagccttctccTTCTCCCCCTTCGCCGCATTCTTGCtctcgcgtgcccagaagctttCTTCGCTGCTCTTGCTC from Zingiber officinale cultivar Zhangliang chromosome 5B, Zo_v1.1, whole genome shotgun sequence encodes the following:
- the LOC121987692 gene encoding trichohyalin-like, whose protein sequence is MRSLKRLTRMKICNCNNLVTLVALYSLQVLYLVACPVLAFNLEAFTTLSQLKINACPKMQIYYDAWMKNNEERRRAATEEEERRRTWMKENEEQWRAIEEERRRIWMKEIEKRWQAIEEDKYHIRGEAAKEYGSEEEEERRRTWMEENEKQWRALEKEEEERRRTWMKENKERWWAIEEERRKKKNLHERN